A single Bdellovibrio sp. ArHS DNA region contains:
- a CDS encoding PstS family phosphate ABC transporter substrate-binding protein, with protein MLKNAILSLCVVVGASAAHAQVPVIKIDGSSTVFPITEAMAEEFQTAQKGKVRVTVGISGTGGGFKKFCRGEIDIQDASRPIQASELEACRKAGVKFMELAVAYDATAVVVNPKNTWLKSISVADLKKMWEPAAQGKVMKWSDINPAWPKENLKLYGAGSDSGTFDYFTEAIVGKSKSSRGDYTASEDDNTLVTGVSNDLYALGYVPLAYYEENKAKLKVVGIVGGDKAPKKEAVTPSRQTVEAGTYFPLSRPIFIYVNEASMKKAEVKDFVNFYLSNSAQIVPEVKYVPLPAKAYELGKEHVKKNKLGTVFGGHSEVGLKIEELLKREGSL; from the coding sequence ATGCTTAAGAATGCAATTCTATCATTGTGTGTAGTTGTCGGCGCGTCTGCAGCTCATGCGCAAGTTCCAGTTATTAAAATCGATGGATCGAGCACTGTGTTCCCTATCACAGAGGCGATGGCTGAAGAATTCCAAACGGCACAAAAAGGCAAAGTGCGCGTGACGGTGGGCATCTCTGGGACGGGTGGTGGTTTTAAAAAGTTCTGCCGTGGCGAAATCGATATTCAAGACGCCTCTCGTCCGATTCAAGCCAGTGAACTTGAGGCTTGTCGCAAAGCAGGCGTTAAGTTTATGGAGCTGGCAGTTGCTTATGACGCAACTGCTGTGGTTGTAAATCCCAAGAACACCTGGTTGAAATCCATCTCCGTCGCTGATCTGAAAAAAATGTGGGAGCCCGCAGCTCAGGGTAAAGTCATGAAGTGGAGTGATATCAATCCTGCTTGGCCTAAAGAAAATCTTAAGCTTTATGGCGCAGGTTCTGACTCGGGAACTTTTGATTACTTTACAGAGGCTATCGTCGGTAAGTCTAAATCTTCTCGCGGTGATTACACGGCCAGCGAAGACGACAACACCTTGGTCACGGGCGTTTCCAATGACCTTTACGCTTTAGGCTATGTGCCACTGGCTTACTATGAAGAAAATAAAGCGAAGTTGAAAGTTGTGGGCATTGTTGGCGGCGACAAAGCTCCTAAAAAAGAAGCAGTGACTCCTTCACGTCAAACTGTGGAGGCGGGCACGTACTTCCCACTTTCTCGTCCAATCTTCATTTACGTAAACGAAGCTTCGATGAAAAAAGCAGAAGTGAAAGACTTTGTGAACTTCTACCTTAGCAATTCGGCGCAGATTGTTCCTGAAGTGAAGTACGTACCACTTCCAGCAAAAGCCTACGAATTGGGCAAAGAACATGTGAAAAAGAATAAGCTGGGCACTGTTTTCGGCGGTCACTCGGAAGTCGGTTTAAAAATTGAAGAGTTGCTGAAACGCGAAGGTTCGTTGTAG
- the pstC gene encoding phosphate ABC transporter permease subunit PstC yields the protein MRRLRERAIETVLFLAAASSVLVTIGIVGILVTESLPFFKTVSLVDFLTDTQWTPLFENPRYGILPLLCGTFLSTIIALLVAIPMGTVAAAFLSEYVRPSYREILKPILELLAAVPTVVYGYFALLFVTPLLQKVIPSLGGFNVLSAGLVIGVMIVPYVSSLSEDAMRSVPGHLREASFAVGASRMQTAFRVVIPAAFSGITSAYILGISRALGETMVVAIAAGMQPNLTLNPTEPAATITAFIVQVSLGDLPHGSIGYQSIYVAGLSLLVLTLCFNIVGLYLRKKFQEKE from the coding sequence ATGCGTCGTTTAAGAGAGCGCGCGATTGAAACAGTTTTGTTTCTTGCCGCCGCGTCCTCTGTTTTAGTCACTATTGGAATCGTTGGTATTCTGGTGACTGAAAGTCTGCCTTTTTTTAAAACCGTGTCTTTAGTCGACTTTCTAACAGACACGCAGTGGACGCCGCTTTTTGAAAATCCTCGCTATGGCATTTTGCCGTTGTTGTGCGGAACCTTTTTATCGACGATCATCGCGTTGTTGGTAGCCATTCCAATGGGAACGGTCGCGGCGGCTTTTTTAAGCGAATACGTCCGTCCGTCTTATCGCGAAATTTTGAAACCCATTCTTGAACTTCTGGCGGCAGTTCCCACGGTCGTTTATGGTTATTTCGCGCTCTTGTTTGTGACGCCGCTTTTGCAAAAAGTAATTCCGTCTTTAGGCGGTTTCAATGTGCTTAGTGCGGGCCTGGTGATCGGGGTGATGATTGTTCCTTACGTAAGCTCTTTAAGTGAAGACGCCATGCGATCCGTGCCAGGACACCTGCGTGAGGCTTCTTTTGCGGTCGGGGCCTCGCGGATGCAGACAGCGTTTCGGGTTGTGATCCCGGCCGCTTTTTCAGGAATCACCTCCGCTTATATTTTGGGAATTTCGCGCGCTTTGGGTGAAACCATGGTCGTGGCGATTGCGGCGGGAATGCAACCCAATCTGACTTTAAATCCTACCGAACCCGCGGCGACAATCACGGCCTTTATTGTGCAAGTCAGTCTTGGGGATCTTCCGCATGGTTCTATCGGTTATCAGTCTATATATGTTGCGGGTTTAAGTCTTTTGGTTTTGACCTTGTGCTTTAATATCGTTGGACTTTATCTGCGCAAGAAGTTTCAGGAGAAAGAGTAA
- the pstA gene encoding phosphate ABC transporter permease PstA, with the protein MELQQDILANIKRRQMWDFVFAFCGLMSLLFALITLLTLIVDLSVTGVARINYEFFTSFPSRFADRAGILSAWVGSFCIMLTTAFCAIPLGVAAGVYLEEYSKKNWVSQIIELNIINLAGIPSITYGLMALGLFVYKLKLGQSILTAGLTLGLLVLPIIIVTTREAIRAIPNTIREASYAMGASKWQTIRYHILPYSSGGILTGVIISLSRAIGETAPLITIGALTFIAFLPTPPIEGHFPFVNFKWLMDPFTVMPIQMFNWLSRPQPEFHVNAAATGVVLLLMTLIMNGGAIYLRSRFRKKMKW; encoded by the coding sequence ATGGAACTGCAACAAGATATCCTGGCGAATATCAAACGCCGTCAGATGTGGGATTTTGTTTTTGCTTTCTGCGGCTTAATGTCTTTGCTGTTCGCCTTGATCACTCTTTTGACTTTGATCGTGGATTTATCCGTGACGGGTGTGGCGCGAATTAATTACGAGTTCTTTACAAGCTTTCCGTCACGGTTCGCGGACCGCGCAGGAATTTTGTCGGCCTGGGTGGGCTCTTTTTGTATTATGCTGACCACCGCGTTTTGCGCGATTCCTTTGGGGGTTGCGGCCGGGGTTTATCTGGAAGAGTATTCGAAGAAAAACTGGGTTTCGCAAATCATCGAATTGAATATCATCAATTTAGCGGGCATTCCTTCGATCACTTACGGTCTGATGGCGCTGGGACTTTTTGTTTACAAATTAAAATTGGGTCAGAGCATTTTGACGGCGGGATTGACGCTGGGATTATTGGTTTTGCCAATTATTATCGTCACCACACGTGAGGCGATTCGCGCGATTCCTAATACGATACGTGAAGCCAGTTATGCGATGGGAGCTTCGAAGTGGCAGACCATTCGTTATCACATTCTGCCCTATTCCTCGGGGGGAATTTTAACTGGGGTTATTATCTCGTTGTCGCGGGCTATTGGTGAAACCGCGCCGTTGATTACTATCGGCGCTTTGACCTTTATCGCCTTTTTACCGACGCCTCCTATTGAGGGGCACTTTCCTTTTGTGAACTTTAAGTGGCTGATGGATCCTTTTACAGTGATGCCCATTCAGATGTTCAACTGGCTGTCCCGCCCTCAGCCTGAATTCCACGTGAACGCGGCGGCAACAGGGGTCGTGCTTTTATTGATGACCCTTATTATGAACGGCGGAGCGATTTACTTACGCTCTCGTTTCCGTAAAAAGATGAAATGGTAA
- the pstB gene encoding phosphate ABC transporter ATP-binding protein PstB — translation MELQLRAEVKNLLFSYGDKKVLNGVTLPIYENRVTALIGPSGCGKTTLLRCFNRMHDLYANANYQGEILLYPDKRNILGKEIDPMEVRMRIGMVFQKPNPFPKSIYDNVAYGLNVRGVKKKSFIEERVERSLQQAGLWNEVKDRLSSSATALSGGQQQRLCIARALATEPEILLLDEPTSALDPISTRHIEELIGELRRDVTIAIVTHSLHQAARVSDYTAFMYLGDLIEFGASDQIFTNPKDQRTENYITGRFG, via the coding sequence ATGGAACTACAGCTTCGTGCGGAAGTTAAAAATTTGCTTTTTTCCTACGGTGATAAAAAAGTCCTCAACGGTGTGACTTTGCCTATTTATGAAAATCGGGTCACAGCTTTGATCGGTCCTTCCGGTTGCGGTAAGACGACCTTGCTGCGTTGTTTTAACCGCATGCACGATCTTTATGCGAATGCGAACTATCAGGGTGAAATTCTGCTTTATCCGGATAAAAGAAATATCCTGGGTAAAGAAATCGACCCCATGGAAGTGCGCATGCGTATTGGTATGGTTTTTCAAAAACCCAATCCATTTCCCAAAAGCATTTACGATAACGTGGCGTACGGTCTGAACGTGCGCGGAGTGAAAAAGAAAAGCTTTATCGAAGAGCGCGTCGAGCGTTCTTTGCAACAAGCCGGTCTTTGGAACGAGGTGAAAGATCGTTTGTCGTCTTCGGCGACGGCTTTGTCGGGTGGTCAACAGCAGCGTCTGTGTATTGCCAGGGCTTTAGCAACCGAGCCCGAGATTTTGCTACTGGATGAACCGACCTCCGCTTTAGATCCTATTTCCACTCGTCATATCGAAGAACTGATCGGCGAGCTTCGCCGGGACGTGACGATCGCCATCGTCACTCACAGTCTGCATCAGGCGGCGCGCGTTTCTGACTACACAGCGTTTATGTATTTAGGTGATTTGATCGAGTTTGGCGCCAGCGATCAGATTTTCACGAATCCGAAAGATCAGCGCACGGAAAATTACATCACCGGTCGCTTCGGCTAG
- a CDS encoding NAD-dependent epimerase/dehydratase family protein, translating to MDESVRTSFWQGKRVFLTSPNSFLGAWTALSLQYLGAQVFGYGESLDVSPNLFDLTNLGQSLAMTYGDLRNEDSLRQALQFAQADVVLHLGESGFLQEGEQRPLEILSKSVMGTAQLLDLLRETASVRAVLVVGSDKAYLRSPSNTPAAETSAVGPSGIFATAKLCSEFVALSYRESFFSPDKYNKHKVAVATARVTSAIGGGDFSSQALIFQAVQSFLGKKTFEVRNPQSVRPWIHVLDQVSGLLAVAQGLLEKGPKLSSSTYNIGASEYEAVGEVMKEFSQIWGATWASVSSSTAKTSLSLHGHLDSGLAKSELAWVPRWNLTTALEQTAGWYQGYYAGHASAEELTKVLREYYSA from the coding sequence ATGGACGAGTCTGTACGGACTTCTTTTTGGCAGGGTAAGAGAGTCTTTCTGACCTCGCCGAACTCTTTTTTAGGGGCTTGGACCGCGCTGTCTTTGCAGTATCTGGGGGCGCAGGTTTTTGGCTATGGCGAATCCTTAGATGTATCTCCGAATCTTTTTGATCTGACCAATCTGGGGCAATCTCTGGCAATGACTTACGGAGATCTTCGTAACGAAGATTCTTTGCGCCAAGCTTTGCAGTTCGCCCAAGCAGATGTGGTTCTTCATCTTGGCGAAAGTGGATTTTTGCAAGAAGGCGAACAGCGTCCGCTTGAAATTCTCTCTAAATCCGTGATGGGAACGGCACAGTTGTTGGACCTTCTTCGTGAAACGGCCTCGGTCCGTGCTGTTTTGGTTGTGGGCTCTGATAAAGCCTATCTTCGTTCTCCGTCGAACACACCTGCGGCGGAGACGTCCGCTGTCGGCCCCTCGGGGATTTTTGCGACTGCAAAGCTTTGTTCCGAGTTTGTGGCTTTGTCTTATCGCGAGTCCTTTTTTTCTCCCGACAAATACAACAAACACAAGGTGGCCGTCGCCACGGCGCGGGTGACTTCTGCGATAGGTGGTGGGGACTTTTCTTCGCAAGCTTTGATTTTTCAAGCAGTACAAAGTTTCTTGGGAAAAAAGACTTTTGAAGTTCGCAATCCGCAGTCAGTTCGTCCCTGGATCCATGTTCTGGATCAAGTCTCGGGCCTCTTAGCTGTGGCGCAAGGTCTATTAGAAAAAGGCCCCAAACTGTCTTCTTCGACTTACAACATCGGGGCTTCTGAATACGAAGCTGTCGGGGAAGTGATGAAAGAGTTCAGTCAGATTTGGGGAGCCACGTGGGCGTCCGTTTCGTCCTCCACGGCAAAGACCTCCTTGTCGTTGCACGGGCACTTGGATAGCGGCCTGGCAAAGAGCGAATTAGCCTGGGTGCCGCGATGGAATTTGACGACGGCTTTGGAACAAACCGCCGGCTGGTATCAGGGTTATTACGCGGGCCATGCTTCTGCAGA